One region of Pagrus major chromosome 7, Pma_NU_1.0 genomic DNA includes:
- the LOC140999758 gene encoding neuronal acetylcholine receptor subunit alpha-4-like isoform X1, whose translation MDLYKCLSLLFFSLCPQAFSQVGPRAHAEERLLHDLFVNYNKLSRPVENTTDTVLVHFGLSIAQLIDVDEKNQMMTTNVWVKQEWNDYKLRWNPEDYENVTSIRIPSELIWRPDIVLYNNADGDFAVTHLTKAHLFYDGRIKWMPPAIYKSSCSIDVTFFPFDQQSCKMKFGSWTYDRAKIDLISMAGDVDQMDYWESGEWVIVNAVGKYNTKKYECCTEIYADITYYFIIRRLPLFYTINLIIPCLLISCLTVLVFYLPSQCGEKITLCISVLLSLTVFLLLITEIIPSTSLVIPLIGEYLLFTMVFVTLSIIITVFVLNVHHRSPQTHGMPHWVRRVFLDMVPRVLFMKRPPGTAKDNCKKLIEMMHRPTTISATGNSQAFWSGLETGLRQMGQIENAHPKTPSDSPSILVCSPSPPSSPLEDCSVEEHSLKASIFCQSPSGQYSVLSEKQSLRGQNSAASSSSQLSLPPTLPLGPLHSLSREEPNTLAPNGRSLSVEQMFDQQKELPQPDGHRCRSHSFQYCCLHDEGTTGLLKKQASTDHIAETLTAASTKDASTQQTTVVQTISPAMQRAIEGVQYIADHLRAEDADFSVKEDWKYVAMVIDRIFLWMFVLVCILGSVGLFLPPWLAGMI comes from the exons ATGGATTTATACAAATGTTTAAGCTTACTTTTCTTCAGTCTCTGTCCACAAG CTTTTTCACAGGTTGGACCCCGTGCTCACGCTGAAGAGAGGCTGCTCCATGATCTATTTGTAAATTACAATAAGCTCTCCCGGCCTGTGGAAAACACTACAGACACAGTGCTAGTTCACTTTGGACTGTCTATTGCCCAGCTTATTGATGTG GATGAGAAAAACCAGATGATGACGACAAATGTCTGGGTCAAGCAA GAATGGAATGATTACAAACTCCGCTGGAACCCGGAGGACTATGAAAATGTCACCTCCATCCGTATTCCCTCAGAGCTCATCTGGAGGCCTGACATCGTCCTCTACAACAA CGCTGATGGCGACTTCGCTGTAACTCACCTTACGAAGGCGCACCTGTTCTATGACGGTCGTATAAAGTGGATGCCGCCAGCCATTTACAAGTCTTCATGCAGCATAGATGTCACCTTTTTCCCTTTTGACCAGCAGAGCTGCAAGATGAAGTTTGGCTCGTGGACCTATGACCGTGCGAAGATCGATCTGATCAGCATGGCCGGCGATGTGGACCAGATGGACTACTGGGAGAGTGGAGAGTGGGTCATTGTCAATGCAGTGGGCAAGTACAATACCAAAAAGTACGAGTGCTGCACGGAGATCTACGCAGACATCACTTACTACTTCATCATTCGGAGGCTGCCGTTATTCTACACCATCAACCTTATCATCCCCTGTCTGCTGATCTCCTGTTTGActgtgcttgtgttttatttgcctTCGCAATGTGGAGAGAAGATCACCTTGTGTATCTCGGTGTTACTGTCCCTAACAGTATTCCTCCTGCTGATCACAGAGATTATACCGTCCACATCGCTGGTGATTCCACTGATTGGTGAATACCTGCTCTTCACCATGGTCTTTGTCACGCTCTCCATCATAATTACTgtctttgtgttaaatgtgcATCATCGATCACCACAAACCCATGGCATGCCTCACTGGGTGCGGAGAGTATTCTTGGATATGGTTCCTAGAGTCCTCTTCATGAAGCGTCCGCCAGGCACGGCCAAGGATAACTGCAAGAAGCTCATTGAGATGATGCACCGTCCTACCACCATATCTGCAACAGGAAACTCCCAGGCCTTTTGGTCAGGGTTAGAGACAGGGTTGAGACAGATGGGCCAGATAGAGAACGCACACCCAAAGACTCCATCTGACAGTCCAAGTATCCTTGTCTGCTCACCTTCTCCACCCTCTTCCCCTCTTGAGGACTGCAGTGTGGAAGAGCATTCTCTAAAGGCCAGCATCTTCTGCCAGTCCCCGTCCGGCCAGTACTCAGTTCTCTCAGAGAAACAATCCTTACGTGGACAAAACTCTGCTGCCTCATCTTCTTCCCAATTATCCTTACCCCCAACTTTGCCACTGGGGCCACTTCACAGCCTATCCAGGGAAGAACCCAATACACTTGCCCCGAATGGCCGCTCCCTCAGTGTAGAGCAAATGTTTGACCAACAGAAGGAGCTTCCTCAGCCAGATGGGCATCGATGTCGTTCCCACAGCTTCCAGTACTGCTGTCTGCATGATGAAGGGACCACAGGGCTGCTGAAGAAACAAGCCTCTACAGATCACATAGCAGAAACCCTCACAGCAGCGTCTACTAAAGACGCAAGTACCCAACAGACCACCGTGGTTCAAACTATATCCCCAGCTATGCAACGGGCCATAGAGGGAGTTCAGTACATTGCTGATCATCTCAGGGCAGAGGATGCAGATTTTTCG GTAAAGGAAGACTGGAAGTATGTGGCAATGGTCATTGACAGGATATTCCTCTGGATGTTTGTATTGGTGTGTATACTGGGATCTGTTGGACTCTTTCTTCCTCCTTGGCTGGCTGGAATGATCTAG
- the LOC140999758 gene encoding neuronal acetylcholine receptor subunit alpha-4-like isoform X2 produces the protein MMTTNVWVKQEWNDYKLRWNPEDYENVTSIRIPSELIWRPDIVLYNNADGDFAVTHLTKAHLFYDGRIKWMPPAIYKSSCSIDVTFFPFDQQSCKMKFGSWTYDRAKIDLISMAGDVDQMDYWESGEWVIVNAVGKYNTKKYECCTEIYADITYYFIIRRLPLFYTINLIIPCLLISCLTVLVFYLPSQCGEKITLCISVLLSLTVFLLLITEIIPSTSLVIPLIGEYLLFTMVFVTLSIIITVFVLNVHHRSPQTHGMPHWVRRVFLDMVPRVLFMKRPPGTAKDNCKKLIEMMHRPTTISATGNSQAFWSGLETGLRQMGQIENAHPKTPSDSPSILVCSPSPPSSPLEDCSVEEHSLKASIFCQSPSGQYSVLSEKQSLISPAMQRAIEGVQYIADHLRAEDADFSVKEDWKYVAMVIDRIFLWMFVLVCILGSVGLFLPPWLAGMI, from the exons ATGATGACGACAAATGTCTGGGTCAAGCAA GAATGGAATGATTACAAACTCCGCTGGAACCCGGAGGACTATGAAAATGTCACCTCCATCCGTATTCCCTCAGAGCTCATCTGGAGGCCTGACATCGTCCTCTACAACAA CGCTGATGGCGACTTCGCTGTAACTCACCTTACGAAGGCGCACCTGTTCTATGACGGTCGTATAAAGTGGATGCCGCCAGCCATTTACAAGTCTTCATGCAGCATAGATGTCACCTTTTTCCCTTTTGACCAGCAGAGCTGCAAGATGAAGTTTGGCTCGTGGACCTATGACCGTGCGAAGATCGATCTGATCAGCATGGCCGGCGATGTGGACCAGATGGACTACTGGGAGAGTGGAGAGTGGGTCATTGTCAATGCAGTGGGCAAGTACAATACCAAAAAGTACGAGTGCTGCACGGAGATCTACGCAGACATCACTTACTACTTCATCATTCGGAGGCTGCCGTTATTCTACACCATCAACCTTATCATCCCCTGTCTGCTGATCTCCTGTTTGActgtgcttgtgttttatttgcctTCGCAATGTGGAGAGAAGATCACCTTGTGTATCTCGGTGTTACTGTCCCTAACAGTATTCCTCCTGCTGATCACAGAGATTATACCGTCCACATCGCTGGTGATTCCACTGATTGGTGAATACCTGCTCTTCACCATGGTCTTTGTCACGCTCTCCATCATAATTACTgtctttgtgttaaatgtgcATCATCGATCACCACAAACCCATGGCATGCCTCACTGGGTGCGGAGAGTATTCTTGGATATGGTTCCTAGAGTCCTCTTCATGAAGCGTCCGCCAGGCACGGCCAAGGATAACTGCAAGAAGCTCATTGAGATGATGCACCGTCCTACCACCATATCTGCAACAGGAAACTCCCAGGCCTTTTGGTCAGGGTTAGAGACAGGGTTGAGACAGATGGGCCAGATAGAGAACGCACACCCAAAGACTCCATCTGACAGTCCAAGTATCCTTGTCTGCTCACCTTCTCCACCCTCTTCCCCTCTTGAGGACTGCAGTGTGGAAGAGCATTCTCTAAAGGCCAGCATCTTCTGCCAGTCCCCGTCCGGCCAGTACTCAGTTCTCTCAGAGAAACAATCCTTA ATATCCCCAGCTATGCAACGGGCCATAGAGGGAGTTCAGTACATTGCTGATCATCTCAGGGCAGAGGATGCAGATTTTTCG GTAAAGGAAGACTGGAAGTATGTGGCAATGGTCATTGACAGGATATTCCTCTGGATGTTTGTATTGGTGTGTATACTGGGATCTGTTGGACTCTTTCTTCCTCCTTGGCTGGCTGGAATGATCTAG
- the LOC140999758 gene encoding neuronal acetylcholine receptor subunit alpha-4-like isoform X3 — protein sequence MMTTNVWVKQEWNDYKLRWNPEDYENVTSIRIPSELIWRPDIVLYNNADGDFAVTHLTKAHLFYDGRIKWMPPAIYKSSCSIDVTFFPFDQQSCKMKFGSWTYDRAKIDLISMAGDVDQMDYWESGEWVIVNAVGKYNTKKYECCTEIYADITYYFIIRRLPLFYTINLIIPCLLISCLTVLVFYLPSQCGEKITLCISVLLSLTVFLLLITEIIPSTSLVIPLIGEYLLFTMVFVTLSIIITVFVLNVHHRSPQTHGMPHWVRRVFLDMVPRVLFMKRPPGTAKDNCKKLIEMMHQTLTAASTKDASTQQTTVVQTISPAMQRAIEGVQYIADHLRAEDADFSVKEDWKYVAMVIDRIFLWMFVLVCILGSVGLFLPPWLAGMI from the exons ATGATGACGACAAATGTCTGGGTCAAGCAA GAATGGAATGATTACAAACTCCGCTGGAACCCGGAGGACTATGAAAATGTCACCTCCATCCGTATTCCCTCAGAGCTCATCTGGAGGCCTGACATCGTCCTCTACAACAA CGCTGATGGCGACTTCGCTGTAACTCACCTTACGAAGGCGCACCTGTTCTATGACGGTCGTATAAAGTGGATGCCGCCAGCCATTTACAAGTCTTCATGCAGCATAGATGTCACCTTTTTCCCTTTTGACCAGCAGAGCTGCAAGATGAAGTTTGGCTCGTGGACCTATGACCGTGCGAAGATCGATCTGATCAGCATGGCCGGCGATGTGGACCAGATGGACTACTGGGAGAGTGGAGAGTGGGTCATTGTCAATGCAGTGGGCAAGTACAATACCAAAAAGTACGAGTGCTGCACGGAGATCTACGCAGACATCACTTACTACTTCATCATTCGGAGGCTGCCGTTATTCTACACCATCAACCTTATCATCCCCTGTCTGCTGATCTCCTGTTTGActgtgcttgtgttttatttgcctTCGCAATGTGGAGAGAAGATCACCTTGTGTATCTCGGTGTTACTGTCCCTAACAGTATTCCTCCTGCTGATCACAGAGATTATACCGTCCACATCGCTGGTGATTCCACTGATTGGTGAATACCTGCTCTTCACCATGGTCTTTGTCACGCTCTCCATCATAATTACTgtctttgtgttaaatgtgcATCATCGATCACCACAAACCCATGGCATGCCTCACTGGGTGCGGAGAGTATTCTTGGATATGGTTCCTAGAGTCCTCTTCATGAAGCGTCCGCCAGGCACGGCCAAGGATAACTGCAAGAAGCTCATTGAGATGATGCACC AAACCCTCACAGCAGCGTCTACTAAAGACGCAAGTACCCAACAGACCACCGTGGTTCAAACTATATCCCCAGCTATGCAACGGGCCATAGAGGGAGTTCAGTACATTGCTGATCATCTCAGGGCAGAGGATGCAGATTTTTCG GTAAAGGAAGACTGGAAGTATGTGGCAATGGTCATTGACAGGATATTCCTCTGGATGTTTGTATTGGTGTGTATACTGGGATCTGTTGGACTCTTTCTTCCTCCTTGGCTGGCTGGAATGATCTAG
- the zgpat gene encoding zinc finger CCCH-type with G patch domain-containing protein, whose product MDEETLEAAISTYGAQLQQVETALSAGLDPSQQSDLLKLKEDLSQLIELTEASLVSVRKSLLLASLEDSNGLQSNTSAADTNSAGLDCEFAAFYSELGESSGSSSDTRERDKEEEDGVDDGEEEEGEEEEEEDALSGTKVRAPYRTKWGTLEYHNAMVVGAEPPDGEEAQVRVLYVYPTQKSMKPCPFYLEDKCRFPDSCRFSHGEVVYVSELREFLECDLSNLEEGSTCLARHEDGIWYPAKIKEIDSGFYTVKFDSVLLKDVVVEADGILPPLREDDPISSDSDQDDTGDGDDLAYAKVMDSEETTVNSEHFGGWEAHTRGIGSKLMLKMGYEYGKGLGKLQEGRVEPVMAVVLTKGRSLDHCAELTQRRTQSKASKDGTETGRPKKRRKRRVNTGGRQNVFDFLNHKLGGKSSDPAEGSAASLSAATGVEAYRGGKGTKRSLNVKLFQAAERVSQTEREIKKLSESLGRQTGRDASRVKQLEEKLSAARRLLAQQKAQELSIQRENRKADTHKKMTEF is encoded by the exons ATGGATGAAGAAACCCTTGAGGCAGCCATCTCCACCTATGGTGCCCAGTtgcagcaggtggagacagCCCTGTCAGCTGGCCTGGACCCCTCCCAGCAGTCAGACCTGCTCAAATTGAAAGAAGACCTTTCTCAGCTGATTGAGCTCACAGAGGCCAGCCTGGTGTCGGTCAGAAAGAGTCTACTTCTGGCCAGCCTCGAGGACAGTAATGGCCTGCAGTCAAACACCTCAGCAGCTGACACAAACAGTGCAGGATTGGACTGCGAGTTTGCTGCTTTCTACTCTGAACTCGGGGAGTCTTCAGGTAGTAGCTCTGATACTAGAGAGAGggacaaggaggaggaagatggggtagatgatggtgaagaggaggagggagaagaagaagaggaagaagatgcaCTCAGTGGTACCAAAGTAAGAGCTCCGTACCGGACAAAATGGGGGACACTGGAGTATCACAATGCCATGGTGGTGGGGGCAGAACCACCCGATGGAGAAGAGGCACAAGTAAGAGTGCTCTATGTCTACCCCACCCAGAAGTCAATGAAACCCTGTCCATTCTACCTAGAGGACAAATGTCGCTTCCCAGATAGTTGCAG GTTTTCCCATGGTGAAGTGGTGTATGTGTCAGAGCTCAGAGAGTTCCTTGAGTGTGACCTCAGTAATCTTGAAGAAGGTTCAACCTGCTTGGCCCGACATGAGGACGGGATCTGGTACCCGGCCAAAATCAAAG AAATCGACAGTGGTTTCTACACTGTGAAGTTTGACTCGGTGCTGCTGAAAGATGTTGTGGTCGAGGCTGATGGCATACTCCCGCCTTTGAGAGAAGACGACCCGATTTCCTCCGACTCCGACCAGGACGACactggagatggagatgatTTGGCTTATGCAAAAG TTATGGACTCTGAAGAAACCACAGTAAACAGTGAACATTTTGGTGGCTGGGAGGCACACACCAGAGGAATCGGATCCAAGCTTATGCTCAAAATGGGCTATGAATATGGGAAAG gtTTAGGAAAGCTGCAGGAAGGTCGAGTAGAGCCCGTCATGGCAGTGGTTTTAACCAAGGGGAGGTCTCTGGACCACTGTGCAGAGCTCACCCAGAGACGCACCCAGAGCAAGGCCTCTAAAGATGGCACAGAAACAGGCCGCCCAAAGAAACGCAGAAAGCGACGTGTGAACACCGGAGGGCGCCAAAACGTCTTTGACTTTCTCAACCACAAGCTGGGAGGCAAGAGCAGTGATCCTGCTGAGGGGAGTGCTGCTTCGTTGTCAGCAGCAACCGGCGTGGAGGCTTACAGGGGAGGAAAAGGCACCAAGAGGAGTCTGAATGTGAAGCTGTTCCAGGCTGCTGAGAGGGTTTCCCAGACTGAGAGGGAGATTAAGAAACTGAGTGAGTCACTTGGAAGACAAACAGGAAG GGACGCCTCCAGAGTGAAGCAGCTGGAAGAGAAGCTGTCAGCGGCCCGCCGGCTGCTGGCCCAGCAGAAAGCCCAGGAGCTGTCCATCcagagagagaacaggaagGCTGACACACACAAGAAGATGACTGAGTTCTAA